From Pristiophorus japonicus isolate sPriJap1 chromosome 7, sPriJap1.hap1, whole genome shotgun sequence, one genomic window encodes:
- the polr1c gene encoding DNA-directed RNA polymerases I and III subunit RPAC1 isoform X1, with protein sequence MAGGRERVEVIRNRVVLKEFGVQNVHTTDFPGNYPGYDDTWNQQRFEQVQRGHRSQLNGVTVNRGRRNFRVDIVRLEEGTLEFDMIGIDAAIANAFRRILLAEVPTMAVEKAFIYNNTSIVQDEILAHRLGLIPIKADPRLFEYRSAGDEEGTEIDTLQFQLKVKCTRNPKAQKDSSDPEELYLNHKVYSKHMKWVPIGNQADLFGQVDIRPVHDDILIAQLRPGQEIDVVMHCVKGIAKDHAKFSPVATASYRLLPDITLLSPVEGDLAEKLERCFSPGVIKVQTLNGRKFATVVNSRVDTCSREIFRYDDLKNLVRLGRVRDHYIFSVESTGILPPEVLVSEALKVLMTKCRRFLNELDAVQMD encoded by the exons ATGGCGGGTGGACGAGAGCGGGTTGAGGTGATTCGGAATCGTGTGGTTCTCAAGGAATTCGGAGTGCAGAAT GTCCACACCACTGATTTCCCGGGAAATTACCCCGGTTACGATGACACGTGGAACCAGCAGCGGTTCGAGCAGGTACAGCGTGGACACCGATCACAGCTCAACGGTGTTACAGTGAATAGAGGCCGGAGG AATTTCAGGGTTGATATTGTTCGGTTGGAGGAAGGCACACTGGAGTTTGACATGATTGGAATCGATGCTGCTATCGCAAATGCCTTCCGCAGGATCCTACTTGCTGAG GTCCCAACTATGGCTGTGGAAAAGGCATTTATCTACAACAATACCTCCATTGTACAAGATGAGATCCTGGCACACAGACTGGGCCTCATCCCCATAAAAGCAGACCCGCGACTGTTTGAGTACAGGAGCGCAG gGGATGAAGAAGGGACAGAGATCGACACTCTTCAGTTTCAGCTTAAAGTGAAGTGTACGAGAAATCCTAAAGCACAGAAAGACTCCTCAGACCCTGAAGAACTATACCTTAATCATAAAG TCTACTCCAAGCATATGAAGTGGGTACCAATTGGGAACCAGGCAGATCTATTTGGGCAGGTCGACATCCGGCCTGTTCACGATGATATCCTGATCGCTCAGCTCCGCCCAGGGCAGGAAATCGATGTCGTCATGCACTGCGTGAAAGGAATCG CTAAAGACCACGCCAAGTTCTCTCCTGTTGCCACAGCAAGTTACCGACTTCTCCCCGACATAACTCTGTTGAGTCCTGTGGAAGGGGATCTGGCAGAGAAACTCGAGCGCTGCTTTTCGCCCGGTGTCATCAAGGTTCAGACACTGAACG GGAGAAAATTTGCAACGGTTGTGAATTCTCGTGTGGATACCTGCAGTCGGGAGATTTTCCGATATGATGACCTGAAGAACCTTGTCCGTCTTGGCAGAGTTCGAGATCACTACATCT TTTCAGTTGAATCAACGGGAATTCTTCCCCCAGAAGTGTTGGTGTCTGAAGCCTTGAAAGTATTGATGACAAAATGCAGAAGATTTTTGAATGAACTGGATGCAGTACAGATGGACTGA
- the polr1c gene encoding DNA-directed RNA polymerases I and III subunit RPAC1 isoform X4, producing MAGGRERVEVIRNRVVLKEFGVQNVHTTDFPGNYPGYDDTWNQQRFEQVQRGHRSQLNGVTVNRGRRNFRVDIVRLEEGTLEFDMIGIDAAIANAFRRILLAEVPTMAVEKAFIYNNTSIVQDEILAHRLGLIPIKADPRLFEYRSAGDEEGTEIDTLQFQLKVKCTRNPKAQKDSSDPEELYLNHKVYSKHMKWVPIGNQADLFGQVDIRPVHDDILIAQLRPGQEIDVVMHCVKGIEKRRLDVTCMLEKLMGLKADKSPGPDDLHPRVLKELKTTPSSLLLPQQVTDFSPT from the exons ATGGCGGGTGGACGAGAGCGGGTTGAGGTGATTCGGAATCGTGTGGTTCTCAAGGAATTCGGAGTGCAGAAT GTCCACACCACTGATTTCCCGGGAAATTACCCCGGTTACGATGACACGTGGAACCAGCAGCGGTTCGAGCAGGTACAGCGTGGACACCGATCACAGCTCAACGGTGTTACAGTGAATAGAGGCCGGAGG AATTTCAGGGTTGATATTGTTCGGTTGGAGGAAGGCACACTGGAGTTTGACATGATTGGAATCGATGCTGCTATCGCAAATGCCTTCCGCAGGATCCTACTTGCTGAG GTCCCAACTATGGCTGTGGAAAAGGCATTTATCTACAACAATACCTCCATTGTACAAGATGAGATCCTGGCACACAGACTGGGCCTCATCCCCATAAAAGCAGACCCGCGACTGTTTGAGTACAGGAGCGCAG gGGATGAAGAAGGGACAGAGATCGACACTCTTCAGTTTCAGCTTAAAGTGAAGTGTACGAGAAATCCTAAAGCACAGAAAGACTCCTCAGACCCTGAAGAACTATACCTTAATCATAAAG TCTACTCCAAGCATATGAAGTGGGTACCAATTGGGAACCAGGCAGATCTATTTGGGCAGGTCGACATCCGGCCTGTTCACGATGATATCCTGATCGCTCAGCTCCGCCCAGGGCAGGAAATCGATGTCGTCATGCACTGCGTGAAAGGAATCG AAAAGAGAAGACTAGATGTGACCTgtatgctggagaaactaatgggactgaaggctgacaaatccccagggcctgatgatctgcatcccagagtactaaaagag CTAAAGACCACGCCAAGTTCTCTCCTGTTGCCACAGCAAGTTACCGACTTCTCCCCGACATAA
- the polr1c gene encoding DNA-directed RNA polymerases I and III subunit RPAC1 isoform X2, which yields MAGGRERVEVIRNRVVLKEFGVQNVHTTDFPGNYPGYDDTWNQQRFEQNFRVDIVRLEEGTLEFDMIGIDAAIANAFRRILLAEVPTMAVEKAFIYNNTSIVQDEILAHRLGLIPIKADPRLFEYRSAGDEEGTEIDTLQFQLKVKCTRNPKAQKDSSDPEELYLNHKVYSKHMKWVPIGNQADLFGQVDIRPVHDDILIAQLRPGQEIDVVMHCVKGIAKDHAKFSPVATASYRLLPDITLLSPVEGDLAEKLERCFSPGVIKVQTLNGRKFATVVNSRVDTCSREIFRYDDLKNLVRLGRVRDHYIFSVESTGILPPEVLVSEALKVLMTKCRRFLNELDAVQMD from the exons ATGGCGGGTGGACGAGAGCGGGTTGAGGTGATTCGGAATCGTGTGGTTCTCAAGGAATTCGGAGTGCAGAAT GTCCACACCACTGATTTCCCGGGAAATTACCCCGGTTACGATGACACGTGGAACCAGCAGCGGTTCGAGCAG AATTTCAGGGTTGATATTGTTCGGTTGGAGGAAGGCACACTGGAGTTTGACATGATTGGAATCGATGCTGCTATCGCAAATGCCTTCCGCAGGATCCTACTTGCTGAG GTCCCAACTATGGCTGTGGAAAAGGCATTTATCTACAACAATACCTCCATTGTACAAGATGAGATCCTGGCACACAGACTGGGCCTCATCCCCATAAAAGCAGACCCGCGACTGTTTGAGTACAGGAGCGCAG gGGATGAAGAAGGGACAGAGATCGACACTCTTCAGTTTCAGCTTAAAGTGAAGTGTACGAGAAATCCTAAAGCACAGAAAGACTCCTCAGACCCTGAAGAACTATACCTTAATCATAAAG TCTACTCCAAGCATATGAAGTGGGTACCAATTGGGAACCAGGCAGATCTATTTGGGCAGGTCGACATCCGGCCTGTTCACGATGATATCCTGATCGCTCAGCTCCGCCCAGGGCAGGAAATCGATGTCGTCATGCACTGCGTGAAAGGAATCG CTAAAGACCACGCCAAGTTCTCTCCTGTTGCCACAGCAAGTTACCGACTTCTCCCCGACATAACTCTGTTGAGTCCTGTGGAAGGGGATCTGGCAGAGAAACTCGAGCGCTGCTTTTCGCCCGGTGTCATCAAGGTTCAGACACTGAACG GGAGAAAATTTGCAACGGTTGTGAATTCTCGTGTGGATACCTGCAGTCGGGAGATTTTCCGATATGATGACCTGAAGAACCTTGTCCGTCTTGGCAGAGTTCGAGATCACTACATCT TTTCAGTTGAATCAACGGGAATTCTTCCCCCAGAAGTGTTGGTGTCTGAAGCCTTGAAAGTATTGATGACAAAATGCAGAAGATTTTTGAATGAACTGGATGCAGTACAGATGGACTGA
- the polr1c gene encoding DNA-directed RNA polymerases I and III subunit RPAC1 isoform X3, which yields MAGGRERVEVIRNRVVLKEFGVQNVHTTDFPGNYPGYDDTWNQQRFEQVPTMAVEKAFIYNNTSIVQDEILAHRLGLIPIKADPRLFEYRSAGDEEGTEIDTLQFQLKVKCTRNPKAQKDSSDPEELYLNHKVYSKHMKWVPIGNQADLFGQVDIRPVHDDILIAQLRPGQEIDVVMHCVKGIAKDHAKFSPVATASYRLLPDITLLSPVEGDLAEKLERCFSPGVIKVQTLNGRKFATVVNSRVDTCSREIFRYDDLKNLVRLGRVRDHYIFSVESTGILPPEVLVSEALKVLMTKCRRFLNELDAVQMD from the exons ATGGCGGGTGGACGAGAGCGGGTTGAGGTGATTCGGAATCGTGTGGTTCTCAAGGAATTCGGAGTGCAGAAT GTCCACACCACTGATTTCCCGGGAAATTACCCCGGTTACGATGACACGTGGAACCAGCAGCGGTTCGAGCAG GTCCCAACTATGGCTGTGGAAAAGGCATTTATCTACAACAATACCTCCATTGTACAAGATGAGATCCTGGCACACAGACTGGGCCTCATCCCCATAAAAGCAGACCCGCGACTGTTTGAGTACAGGAGCGCAG gGGATGAAGAAGGGACAGAGATCGACACTCTTCAGTTTCAGCTTAAAGTGAAGTGTACGAGAAATCCTAAAGCACAGAAAGACTCCTCAGACCCTGAAGAACTATACCTTAATCATAAAG TCTACTCCAAGCATATGAAGTGGGTACCAATTGGGAACCAGGCAGATCTATTTGGGCAGGTCGACATCCGGCCTGTTCACGATGATATCCTGATCGCTCAGCTCCGCCCAGGGCAGGAAATCGATGTCGTCATGCACTGCGTGAAAGGAATCG CTAAAGACCACGCCAAGTTCTCTCCTGTTGCCACAGCAAGTTACCGACTTCTCCCCGACATAACTCTGTTGAGTCCTGTGGAAGGGGATCTGGCAGAGAAACTCGAGCGCTGCTTTTCGCCCGGTGTCATCAAGGTTCAGACACTGAACG GGAGAAAATTTGCAACGGTTGTGAATTCTCGTGTGGATACCTGCAGTCGGGAGATTTTCCGATATGATGACCTGAAGAACCTTGTCCGTCTTGGCAGAGTTCGAGATCACTACATCT TTTCAGTTGAATCAACGGGAATTCTTCCCCCAGAAGTGTTGGTGTCTGAAGCCTTGAAAGTATTGATGACAAAATGCAGAAGATTTTTGAATGAACTGGATGCAGTACAGATGGACTGA